A single window of Nicotiana sylvestris chromosome 3, ASM39365v2, whole genome shotgun sequence DNA harbors:
- the LOC104224592 gene encoding uncharacterized protein codes for MEVVSSTEYLHTVNDEGRHYTVSLLEKKCSCGRFQIDELPCPHAWAVLKRKFLMPEDFCSDYYKPKFVVMTYEVLVYPLPDRKEWNIPAHVADEVVLPPKWKRPPGRPKKKRISPSLNCCRRKINIRVAYVDWNDIISVLVEMLHVEISSQSDLY; via the exons ATGGAG GTGGTGTCATCGACTGAATATTTGCATACGGTGAACGATGAAGGAAGGCATTACACAGTAAGCCTTTTAGAGAAAAAATGCAGTTGTGGGCGGTTCCAAATCGACGAATTACCATGCCCACACGCTTGGGCTGTCCTAAAGAGAAAGTTTCTAATGCCAGAAGATTTTTGCTctgattattacaaaccaaagtTTGTTGTAATGACATATGAGGTGCTCGTGTATCCTTTGCCGGACCGGAAAGAATGGAATATACCAGCACATGTAGCAGATGAAGTTGTATTACCACCCAAATGGAAAAGACCTCCTGGAAGACCAAAGAAGAAGCGTATAAGCCCTTCATTGAATTGCTGCAGAAGAAAAATCAACATTCGTGTAGCATATGTGGACTGGAATGACATAATAAGCGTACTTGTAGAAATGCTCCACGTTGAAATTAGTTCACAATCTGACTTGTATTAA
- the LOC104224591 gene encoding uncharacterized protein: MELGTSFTASNVSKTMFLSVPITQKSNLLPNSLVNPFNFSFPTIKNCSCKAIAKGSIVSSLKTQEKVKGMSSDHSQDLELSSLSALCPLDGRYWGKVKELAPFMSEFGLIRFRVLVEIKWLLKMSQIHEISEVPNFSEGAQTFLQDLIAEFSMNDALEVKKIERVTNHDVKAVEYFLKQRCQSHPEIVKVLEFFHFACTSEDINNLAHALMLKGALNTVILPVMDELIRAICDMATKYSSVPMLSRTHGQPASPTTLGKEMAIFAYRLSGERKEISQIEMLGKFAGAVGNYNAHVAAYPEVNWPQIAEEFVMSLGLKFNPYVPQIETHDYMAKLFHSIVQFNNILVDFDRDVWGYISLGYFKQTTKAGEIGSSTMPHKVNPIDFENSEGNLGVANGNLYHLSTKLPISRWQRDLTDSTVLRNMGVGLGHSLLAYRSALQGIQKLQVNKAALTEDLDKCWEVLAEPIQTVMRRYGVPEPYEKLKALTRGRTVTKEICRDFIQKLDIPVDAKTALLNLTPHTYIGAAAELAKNINETINLENGAQIF, translated from the exons ATGGAACTTGGAACATCTTTCACTGCTTCAAATGTCAGCAAAACGATGTTTTTATCAGTCCCCATTACCCAAAAATCAAATTTACTTCCAAATTCTTTGGTCAATCCCTTTAACTTTTCTTTCCCAACTATAAAAAACTGTTCTTGCAAAGCAATTGCTAAAGGGTCCATCGTCAGCTCCTTGAAAACTCAAGAAAAG GTCAAAGGGATGTCTTCTGATCATTCTCAAGATCTAGAACTCTCAAGTTTATCAGCTCTATGCCCATTGGATGGACGTTATTGGGGTAAAGTCAAAGAATTGGCTCCTTTTATGAGCGAGTTTGGTTTAATTCGTTTCCGCGTTTTGGTTGAG ATTAAATGGTTGTTAAAAATGTCTCAAATACATGAAATCTCTGAAGTTCCAAACTTCTCCGAAGGAGCTCAGACATTTTTGCAAGACTTGATTGCTGAATTTAGTATGAACGACGCCTTGGAAGTTAAGAAGATTGAGAGAGTCACGAACCATGATGTGAAAGCAGTGGAATACTTCTTGAAACAAAGATGTCAATCACATCCAGAGATAGTTAAG GTGCTCGAGTTTTTTCACTTTGCTTGTACATCTGAGGACATCAACAATCTTGCCCATGCATTGATGCTAAAAGGAGCTTTGAACACCGTCATTTTGCCGGTCATGGATGAATTGATTAGAGCGATATGTGACATGGCCACAAAATATTCTTCTGTTCCCATGCTTTCTCGTACCCACGGGCAG CCAGCTTCACCAACAACCCTTGGAAAGGAAATGGCAATTTTTGCTTATCGATTAAGCGGGGAAAGAAAGGAGATTTCTCAAATTGAGATGCTCGGGAAATTTGCTGGTGCTGTAGGAAATTACAATGCACATGTAGCTGCATATCCTGAAGTAAACTGGCCACAAATTGCTGAGGAGTTTGTGATGTCACTTGGATTAAAATTCAATCCATATGTTCCTCAG ATTGAAACTCATGACTATATGGCCAAACTTTTTCACTCGATTGTTCAGTTTAACAACattttggttgattttgataGAGATGTTTGGGGATACATTTCTCTGGGTTACTTTAAGCAG ACAACTAAAGCTGGTGAAATTGGATCCTCCACGATGCCTCACAAAGTAAATCCAATTGACTTTGAAAATAGTGAAGGCAATCTTGGAGTAGCTAATGGAAATCTATACCATTTGAGCACTAAACTACCTATTTCACGTTGGCAG CGGGATTTGACAGATTCAACTGTTCTGAGAAACATGGGTGTAGGACTAGGACATTCTCTTCTTGCTTACAGAAGTGCATTACAGGGAATTCAGAAGCTTCAG GTGAATAAAGCTGCTCTGACTGAAGATTTAGATAAATGTTGGGAGGTTCTTGCCGAACCAATACAAACG GTGATGCGGAGGTATGGAGTACCAGAGCCTTATGAGAAACTGAAGGCGTTAACCCGAGGAAGAACAGTGACCAAAGAAATTTGTAGAGATTTTATACAAAAATTGGACATACCAGTTGATGCAAAGACAGCTCTCTTGAACTTAACACCTCATACTTACATTGGAGCAGCTGCAGAATTGGCTAAGAACATAAATGAGACCATAAATCTAGAGAATGGAGCTCAAATCTTTTGA
- the LOC104224590 gene encoding preprotein translocase subunit SCY1, chloroplastic-like: protein MLITVREISSSSSLCFNSLISNTNNNSKQLHSLKVNRFTPICKASSLSFNRKNSNTTAPSWNLGLNHSTNSCDSSEFDPLGINSGKSSWDNLVSLFFQTFESSSNARKDKTSSARGFAAAIEDTSIDFGDFFKGPLPGKFLKLLGFLALSRLGIYIPLGGVNREAFVGNLDENSILSTLDSFSGGGIGRLGICSLGIVPFINAQIVFQLLAQIYPKLQDLQKKEGEAGRKKVLQYTRYASVGFAVVQAIGQVLFLRPYVNDFSTQWAISSIVLLTLGSVLTTYIGERITDLKLGNGTSLLIFTNIISYLPASFGRTVAQAYQDGNYVGLVGILVSFFLLVLSIVYVQEAERKIPLNYASRYSGRTGGGLQKSAYLPFKVNSTGVMPIIFSTSSLALPGTLARFTGVGFLRNAAAGLNPGGSYYLPVNVLLIAFFNYYYTFLQLDPDDVSEQLKRQGASIPLVRPGKSTAAFIKTVLSRISVLGSAFLAVLAAGPAVIEQATHLTAFRGFAGTSVLILVGCATDTARKVQAEIISQKYKNIEFYDIDNKY, encoded by the exons ATGTTGATAACGGTCAGAGaaatttcctcttcttcttctctgtGCTTCAATTCTCTCATTTCTAATACTAATAATAATTCCAAGCAGCTACACTCTCTAAAGGTAAATAGGTTCACACCCATTTGTAAAGCCAGCAGCCTCAGTTTCAATAGAAAAAACTCTAATACCACTGCCCCATCATGGAATCTTGGTCTAAATCACTCCACAAACAG CTGTGATAGTTCAGAATTTGATCCGTTAGGTATTAATTCAGGTAAATCATCCTGGGATAATTTGGTGAGCTTGTTCTTTCAAACATTTGAAAGTTCCTCAAATGCTAGGAAAGACAAAACTTCATCAGCTCGAGGGTTCGCAG CTGCAATTGAAGATACTAGCATTGATTTTGGAGATTTCTTCAAAGGTCCATTACCAGGAAAGTTTCTAAAGCTATTAGGCTTTTTAGCTTTGTCACGACTCGGGATCTATATACCGCTTGGTGGAGTAAATCGGGAGGCATTTGTTGGCAATTTAGATGAGAATAGTATATTAAGTACTTTGGATTCCTTTTCTGGTGGAGGCATAGGTCGCCTTGGAATATGTTCGCTCGGTATTGTTCCCTTCATCAATGCACAAATTGTGTTTCaacttcttgctcaaatctacCCCAAGTTGCAAGACCTTCAGAAAAAAGAAGGTGAAGCTGGAAGAAAGAAAGTGCTTCAGTACACTCGCTATGCTTCCGTTGGATTTGCCGTAGTACAG GCAATTGGCCAAGTATTATTCCTTCGTCCTTATGTCAATGACTTCAGTACCCAGTGGGCAATTTCTTCTATTGTTCTCTTGACCCTCGGCTCTGTACTTACGACGTATATTGGGGAGCGAATTACTGATTTGAAACTTGGAAATGGTACATCCCTTTTGATCTTTACAAATATCATATCCTACTTGCCAGCATCCTTTGGTAGGACAGTTGCACAGGCATATCAAGACGGTAATTATGTTGGGCTCGTTGGCATCCTAGTCTCGTTCTTCTTGCTAGTCCTTAGCATTGTATATGTACAG GAAGCAGAGAGGAAAATTCCGCTAAATTATGCGTCAAGGTATAGTGGCAGAACTGGAGGAGGACTTCAAAAATCTGCATACTTACCATTTAAA GTGAACAGTACAGGAGTAATGCCGATTATTTTCTCTACGTCATCACTAGCCCTTCCTGGTACTCTGGCACGTTTCACTGGTGTAGGTTTCCTGAGGAATGCTGCAGCAGGTTTAAACCCTGGAG GTTCTTACTATCTCCCGGTAAATGTTTTGTTGATTGCCTTCTTCAATTACTATTATACATTCCTGCAATTGGACCCCGATGATGTCAGCGAACAATTGAAGCGACAAGGTGCCTCAATCCCACTTGTTCGACCGGGTAAAAGCACAGCAGCATTCATCAAGACG GTACTCAGCCGGATATCAGTTCTTGGTTCGGCATTCTTGGCGGTTCTTGCTGCTGGCCCTGCTGTGATTGAACAAGCAACACACCTCACTGCTTTCCGGGGCTTTGCAGGCACGTCAGTGCTTATTCTCGTGGGTTGTGCTACAGACACTGCAAGGAAAGTGCAAGCGGAGATTATATCCCAAAAGTACAAGAACATAGAGTTTTACGACATTGATAATAAATATTGA